One Bombus pyrosoma isolate SC7728 linkage group LG9, ASM1482585v1, whole genome shotgun sequence genomic window carries:
- the LOC122571104 gene encoding ABC transporter A family member 1-like isoform X2 — protein MGNDIRNFGLLLYKNLIVRKRHWKTTIFLQCSVPIALFVLIQAARDFSVQPPRVINESTYYPIENKEQLTIINRDYTFLYYVPHNTYTESILQDVRICMTLSYENVVGFLTEDDMINAYTILQAKSPSVEVLGLVFEQYNTTDIKYKIRHPFKIPNVLFQNMFDQPAYDARALYVNAIPFVPLQMCVDEALIDRTVSHSSMDWKVSIQRMPYPPYIKIDESDTILRLVICMFAVIAFLIPLCVEINYATKEKYIGVNVLMAMNGVKEYQNLLSWLVTGIVFSIFYIVPMIILFKNTFSEKVDPYLYYSNTFIFWLILTMHVGHLISFGMHIAAYFSKPRFVVTTLTIIYTASFSLHGNLIRQEIFSIIPYLGILFPNILLYRFLEEVNGYETQCAFLHFILTIYINAIHPGKYGVRKDPLYFLKYLKKNKVTFDDDIEDFDYGSIDNENFEPVVNGVLTPGIQIRNLKKTYKSICLRKSKVQALKGISMDLYKGQITALLGHNGAGKTTLMSILTGVISATEGKVLINGQNIVKNLQSIRNDLGLCPQENMVFPDLSVFEQLEFFGLLKGANKKRKEIKQNINVLLEKLKLHEKRDVLPSTLSGGQKRKLCLGMALIGDASTIILDEPTSGMDPETRRDIWDIILKIRGKKTILISTHNMEEADILGDRIAIVHGGRLKCYGTSMFLKKQYGYGHMEVTLSTKSWCSPDKVINQFDPRTQQISVDSEKIVLSVPNTETLPQSLDKVEGQKRNLGVTGISVSLITLEEVFLKVIKNEDNGKHLNELFCPPSQKVEGWSLCMQSILALYHKKLTYTKKNLSNTLLILLLPLLSVVLMGLSYDTPTDSTNIFPLELNIYRHPKVLYSSENETTGTMYADLIKYFGGFAEEAEENTSVTEALLGRAVENIAEYRNNYIISAEFNISDDVLFANGFYSGIAIHSMPLTINLLSNALIKAVAGDEYSIHVSSQKLPNALSATPLYMIETDSLTRVLVFCSFFFPTVALFIVHPFQEMESKIKQLQRMTGISSFSYWLTMFTFDLLVLTVSIFIIIIGSYIMDVILDIRLYYKIEILVMILLLLLFGINSLFISYIFSFINKSRNTIVTILSIVPIGLVLLHYLLQEVLGTFPWLKILYSIQKGIFYLMPHISLFNGQLSFFIIALQNARCRRLPNRLQEVVCMGIPDICCGLDCADGVCKNQLSYFSDYDFKMSLKNCIIYLSITPLMYFAILIILEERLPHKLYAKIFSQNLRDPCNIQDDQVKKEKHAAAIEIRKLQNRGASKKMNEEPIKTVPTIENNCIESPNNNDSLFLVYELSKYYGKLMAVQEISFRVKQRECFGLLGVNGAGKSTTFRMLTGEEIPNSGTMYLGKSEIHTDRKNYLAQMGYCPQTDALLNSLNSFDHLRLFALLRGIPRAKVDLEVNKWINRLNLNSCMHQPSGTYSGGNKRRLNIAMALIGNPTLVLLDEPTTGVDPAARRSLWNILQTCQTMGQAIILTSHSMEECEALCNRLVIMVKGQLVCIGASQELKQRFGAGYDIHVKLSPSRTDDDVSSIKSIIESSLTCELRDENLGLIAYHVSDIRTTWEKMYNTMNDLKAQYSCIDDYAVLSATLEQLFIQFARGTESTKAPTVDSTTQTTNV, from the exons atggGAAATGACATCAGAAATTTTGGCttgcttttatataaaaatttaatagttAGGAAGAGACATTGGAAaacaacaatatttttacaatgttCGGTACCTATTGCTTTATTTGTATTGATACAAGCTGCCAGAGATTTTAGTGTACAACCACCTCGTGTAATCAATGAAAGCACATATTATCctattgaaaataaagaacagttaacaataataaacagagattacacatttttatattatgtaccACACAATACTTACACAGAAAGTATTTTGCAAGATGTAAGAATATGTATGACACTCTCATATGAAAATGTAGTTGGTTTTTTAACTGAAGATGATATGATTAATGCTTACACAATATTACAAGCCAAATCTCCTAGTGTAGAAGTATTAGGGCTTGTGTTTGAGCAGTATAATACGACTgatataaagtacaaaatcAGACATCCTTTCAAAATTCCAAatgtattatttcaaaatatgtttGATCAACCTGCATATGATGCACGTGCTCTATATGTAAATGCCATACCATTTGTACCATTACAAATGTGTGTTGATGAAGCTTTGATAGATCGCACAGTATCACATTCTTCAATGGATTGGAAG GTGTCAATACAAAGAATGCCTTATCCAccttatattaaaatagatgaATCTGATACAATATTAAGACTGGTGATATGCATGTTTGCAGTCATTGCTTTCTTAATTCCACTTTGTGTAGAAATAAACTATGCAACGAAGGAGAAGTACATTGGCGTAAATGTTCTAATGGCAATGAATGGGGTGAAAGAATATCAGAATTTATTAAGTTGGTTGGTCACTGGCATTGTAttcagtattttttatatagtaccaatgataatattattcaagAATACATTTTCTGAGAAAGTTGATCCATACCTATATTATAGTAATACCTTCATATTTTGGCTAATACTTACAATGCATGTAGGtcatttaatatcatttgGTATGCATATTGCagcatatttttcaaaac CGCGTTTTGTGGTAACAacattaacaattatttatactgCTTCTTTTTCACTACATGGAAATTTGATAAGGCAAGAAATCTTTTCAATAATACCATATTTGGGAATATTGTTCCCAAATATATTGCTATATAGATTCCTTGAAGAAGTAAATGGATACGAGACTCAAT GTGCtttcttacattttattcttactatatatattaatgCCATACACCCAGGAAAATATGGAGTTCGTAAAGACCCACTTTACTTTTTGAag tatttaaagaagaataaagtaACTTTTGATGACGATATAGAAGATTTTGATTATGGAAGTATagacaatgaaaattttgaaccAGTTGTAAATGGTGTACTTACTCCTGGAATTCAAATTCGTAATcttaaaaaaacatataaaagtaTCTGTTTACGAAAATCA AAAGTCCAAGCTTTAAAGGGAATTTCAATGGATTTATATAAAGGACAAATAACTGCTTTACTGGGACACAATGGGGCAGGGAAAACTACACTCATGTCTATTCTGACAG gTGTAATAAGTGCAACCGAAGGGAAAGTTCTTATAAATGGTCAAAACATAGTAAAAAACTTGCAATCTATTAGAAATGATTTGGGTTTATGCCCTCAAGAAAATATGGTTTTTCCCGATTTGAGTGTATTTGAgcaattagaattttttggTCTA CTGAAAGGTGcaaataaaaagaggaaagaaatcaaacaaaatattaatgtcTTACTTGAGAAGTTAAAACTGCATGAAAAAAGAGATGTTCTCCCAAGCACGTTGTCTGGAGgacaaaaaaggaaattgtGTCTTGGGATGGCTCTTATTGGTGATGCTAGTACTATAATTTTAGATGAACCAACGTCGGGAATGGATCCTGAAACTAGAAGAGATATATgggatattatattaaaaataagaggGAAGAAAACGATTTTGATCAGTACACATAATATGGAAGAGGCTGACATACTTGGAGATCGAATTGCCATTGTACATGGAGGACGATTAAAATGTTATGGCACATCGATGTTTTTGAAGAAACAGTACGGCTACGGCCATATGGAAGTTACTTTGTCAACAAAATCATGGTGCAGTCCAGATAAAGttataaatcaatttgatCCAAGGACGCAACAAATAAGCGTTGACAGTGAAAAGATCGTTTTAAGCGTACCGAACACTGAAACTTTGCCGCAATCTTTGGATAAAGTTGAAGGCCAGAAAAGAAATCTGGGAGTTACAGGGATTAGCGTATCACTCATCACATTGGAAGAAGTAttcttaaaagtaattaaaaatgaggACAATGGAAAACATTTGAACGAATTGTTCTGTCCTCCATCGCAAAAGGTAGAAGGATGGAGTTTATGTATGCAATCAATTTTAGCACTATATCACAAGAAATTGACGTAcactaaaaaaaatttgagtaacacattattaatattgcttTTGCCACTTTTGTCTGTCGTGTTAATGGGTTTAAGTTATGATACACCTACTGAttcaacaaatatatttcCGTTAGAACTTAATATATATAGACATCCAAAAGTTCTGTATTCTTCCGAAAACGAAACTACTGGCACGATGTACGCagatttaatcaaatattttggtGGATTTGCCGAAGAGGCAGAAGAAAATACAAGCGTTACAGAAGCCCTATTGGGTAGGGCGGTCGAAAATATTGCAGagtatcgtaataattatattatctctgcagaatttaatatttctgatGATGTCCTGTTTGCTAATGGTTTTTATTCTGGAATTGCAATTCATAGCATGCCCTtaactataaatttattatcaaatgcGCTAATCAAAGCTGTGGCTGGCGATGAATATTCTATTCACGTTTCAAGTCAGAAATTACCAAATGCTTTATCTGCAACACCACTGTACATGATAGAAACCGATTCTCTAACAAGAGTATTGgtcttttgttctttcttctttccaacTGTTGCACTTTTCATCGTTCATCCTTTCCAGGAAATGGAAAGCAAAATAAAGCAACTCCAGAGAATGACGGGAATTAGCTCTTTTTCATACTGGCTTACTATGTTTACCTTCGATTTATTAGTTCTTACAGTATccatatttattatcataatagGATCTTATATCATGGATGTTATCTTGGATATACGATTATACTACaagatagaaatat tggTAATGATATTATTGCTATTGCTTTTTGgcataaattctttatttatatcgtatatcttcagttttataaataaatcgagaaaTACTATAGTAACTATTTTATCTATTGTACCAATTGGATTGG ttttattacattatcttCTTCAGGAAGTGCTTGGTACTTTTCCGTGgttgaaaattctttattctatccaaaaaggaatattttatctgaTGCCTCACATAAGCCTATTTAATGGTCAATTATCTTTCTTCATCATAGCTCTGCAAAATGCGAGATGCCGTCGATTACCAAATCGATTGCAAGAGGTAGTTTGCATGGGTATTCCGGATATTTGTTGTG GTTTGGACTGTGCGGATGGAGTATGCAAGAACCAGCTTTCTTACTTTTCtgattatgattttaaaatgAGTTTAAAAAACTGCATTATATACCTATCTATCACTCCGTTAATGTATTTTGCTATACTTATTATTTTAGAGGAACGATTACCTCATAAACTCTATGCTAAAATATTCAGTCAAAATTTAAGAGATCCATGCAATATACAAGATGATCAAGTGAAAAAGGAGAAGCATGCAGCGGCAATAGAAAtcagaaaattacaaaaccgTG GTGCATCGAAGAAAATGAACGAGGAACCAATTAAAACAGTTCCTactattgaaaataattgcataGAAAGCCCAAATAACAACGATAGCCTGTTCTTAGTTTATgaattaagtaaatattatgGAAAGTTGATGGCAGTACAGGAAATTAGTTTCCGTGTGAAGCAACGAGAATGCTTTGGATTGCTTGGCGTTAATGGCGCTGGGAAGAGCACCACATTTAGGATGTTGACCGGTGAAGAAATACCAAACAGTGGAACTATGTACTTAGGAAAATCAGAAATTCATACTGATAGAAAAAAC TATCTTGCTCAAATGGGATATTGTCCACAAACTGATGCATTGCTCAATTCCTTGAATTCATTCGATCATTTGCGACTTTTTGCATTGCTTCGCGGTATACCCAGAGCGAAAGTGGATTTAGAAGTTAACAAATGGATTAACAGACTTA ATTTAAATTCTTGTATGCATCAACCGAGCGGTACTTATAGCGGAGGGAATAAGCGACGATTGAACATTGCTATGGCACTTATTGGAAATCCAACTCTTGTTCTTTTGGATGAACCAACTACGGGAGTCGATCCAGCAGCTAGAAGATCGCTCTGGAATATACTCCAGACCTGCCAAACAATGGGACAAGCTATTATACTCACTTCTCACAG cATGGAAGAATGTGAAGCTTTGTGCAACAGACTAGTCATTATGGTGAAAGGTCAATTGGTTTGCATCGGTGCAAGTCAGGAATTGAAGCAACGATTCGGCGCTGGTTACGATATTCACGTTAAATTAAGTCCCAGCCGAACGGACGATGATGTCAGCagtataaaaagtattatagaGTCTTCTCTAACGTGTGAACTGAGGGATGAGAATTTG GGGCTTATCGCGTATCATGTGAGTGATATTAGAACGACATGGGAGAAGATGTATAATACAATGAACGATTTAAAAGCACAATATAGTTGTATCGATGATTACGCTGTTTTGTCAGCTACATTGGAACAACTTTTCATTCAGTTCGCTAGAGGAACTGAATCGACAAAAGCGCCTACTGTGGATTCCACTACTCAAACCACTAATGTATAA
- the LOC122571104 gene encoding phospholipid-transporting ATPase ABCA1-like isoform X1, with amino-acid sequence MGNDIRNFGLLLYKNLIVRKRHWKTTIFLQCSVPIALFVLIQAARDFSVQPPRVINESTYYPIENKEQLTIINRDYTFLYYVPHNTYTESILQDVRICMTLSYENVVGFLTEDDMINAYTILQAKSPSVEVLGLVFEQYNTTDIKYKIRHPFKIPNVLFQNMFDQPAYDARALYVNAIPFVPLQMCVDEALIDRTVSHSSMDWKVSIQRMPYPPYIKIDESDTILRLVICMFAVIAFLIPLCVEINYATKEKYIGVNVLMAMNGVKEYQNLLSWLVTGIVFSIFYIVPMIILFKNTFSEKVDPYLYYSNTFIFWLILTMHVGHLISFGMHIAAYFSKPRFVVTTLTIIYTASFSLHGNLIRQEIFSIIPYLGILFPNILLYRFLEEVNGYETQLIGIQWSNMFVVGNTQYNITGCIGFILIFSIIGAFLHFILTIYINAIHPGKYGVRKDPLYFLKYLKKNKVTFDDDIEDFDYGSIDNENFEPVVNGVLTPGIQIRNLKKTYKSICLRKSKVQALKGISMDLYKGQITALLGHNGAGKTTLMSILTGVISATEGKVLINGQNIVKNLQSIRNDLGLCPQENMVFPDLSVFEQLEFFGLLKGANKKRKEIKQNINVLLEKLKLHEKRDVLPSTLSGGQKRKLCLGMALIGDASTIILDEPTSGMDPETRRDIWDIILKIRGKKTILISTHNMEEADILGDRIAIVHGGRLKCYGTSMFLKKQYGYGHMEVTLSTKSWCSPDKVINQFDPRTQQISVDSEKIVLSVPNTETLPQSLDKVEGQKRNLGVTGISVSLITLEEVFLKVIKNEDNGKHLNELFCPPSQKVEGWSLCMQSILALYHKKLTYTKKNLSNTLLILLLPLLSVVLMGLSYDTPTDSTNIFPLELNIYRHPKVLYSSENETTGTMYADLIKYFGGFAEEAEENTSVTEALLGRAVENIAEYRNNYIISAEFNISDDVLFANGFYSGIAIHSMPLTINLLSNALIKAVAGDEYSIHVSSQKLPNALSATPLYMIETDSLTRVLVFCSFFFPTVALFIVHPFQEMESKIKQLQRMTGISSFSYWLTMFTFDLLVLTVSIFIIIIGSYIMDVILDIRLYYKIEILVMILLLLLFGINSLFISYIFSFINKSRNTIVTILSIVPIGLVLLHYLLQEVLGTFPWLKILYSIQKGIFYLMPHISLFNGQLSFFIIALQNARCRRLPNRLQEVVCMGIPDICCGLDCADGVCKNQLSYFSDYDFKMSLKNCIIYLSITPLMYFAILIILEERLPHKLYAKIFSQNLRDPCNIQDDQVKKEKHAAAIEIRKLQNRGASKKMNEEPIKTVPTIENNCIESPNNNDSLFLVYELSKYYGKLMAVQEISFRVKQRECFGLLGVNGAGKSTTFRMLTGEEIPNSGTMYLGKSEIHTDRKNYLAQMGYCPQTDALLNSLNSFDHLRLFALLRGIPRAKVDLEVNKWINRLNLNSCMHQPSGTYSGGNKRRLNIAMALIGNPTLVLLDEPTTGVDPAARRSLWNILQTCQTMGQAIILTSHSMEECEALCNRLVIMVKGQLVCIGASQELKQRFGAGYDIHVKLSPSRTDDDVSSIKSIIESSLTCELRDENLGLIAYHVSDIRTTWEKMYNTMNDLKAQYSCIDDYAVLSATLEQLFIQFARGTESTKAPTVDSTTQTTNV; translated from the exons atggGAAATGACATCAGAAATTTTGGCttgcttttatataaaaatttaatagttAGGAAGAGACATTGGAAaacaacaatatttttacaatgttCGGTACCTATTGCTTTATTTGTATTGATACAAGCTGCCAGAGATTTTAGTGTACAACCACCTCGTGTAATCAATGAAAGCACATATTATCctattgaaaataaagaacagttaacaataataaacagagattacacatttttatattatgtaccACACAATACTTACACAGAAAGTATTTTGCAAGATGTAAGAATATGTATGACACTCTCATATGAAAATGTAGTTGGTTTTTTAACTGAAGATGATATGATTAATGCTTACACAATATTACAAGCCAAATCTCCTAGTGTAGAAGTATTAGGGCTTGTGTTTGAGCAGTATAATACGACTgatataaagtacaaaatcAGACATCCTTTCAAAATTCCAAatgtattatttcaaaatatgtttGATCAACCTGCATATGATGCACGTGCTCTATATGTAAATGCCATACCATTTGTACCATTACAAATGTGTGTTGATGAAGCTTTGATAGATCGCACAGTATCACATTCTTCAATGGATTGGAAG GTGTCAATACAAAGAATGCCTTATCCAccttatattaaaatagatgaATCTGATACAATATTAAGACTGGTGATATGCATGTTTGCAGTCATTGCTTTCTTAATTCCACTTTGTGTAGAAATAAACTATGCAACGAAGGAGAAGTACATTGGCGTAAATGTTCTAATGGCAATGAATGGGGTGAAAGAATATCAGAATTTATTAAGTTGGTTGGTCACTGGCATTGTAttcagtattttttatatagtaccaatgataatattattcaagAATACATTTTCTGAGAAAGTTGATCCATACCTATATTATAGTAATACCTTCATATTTTGGCTAATACTTACAATGCATGTAGGtcatttaatatcatttgGTATGCATATTGCagcatatttttcaaaac CGCGTTTTGTGGTAACAacattaacaattatttatactgCTTCTTTTTCACTACATGGAAATTTGATAAGGCAAGAAATCTTTTCAATAATACCATATTTGGGAATATTGTTCCCAAATATATTGCTATATAGATTCCTTGAAGAAGTAAATGGATACGAGACTCAAT TAATTGGTATTCAATGGTCAAACATGTTTGTTGTTGGAAACACGCAATACAATATTACTGGGTGCATTGGATTTATACTTATCTTCTCAATTATAGGTGCtttcttacattttattcttactatatatattaatgCCATACACCCAGGAAAATATGGAGTTCGTAAAGACCCACTTTACTTTTTGAag tatttaaagaagaataaagtaACTTTTGATGACGATATAGAAGATTTTGATTATGGAAGTATagacaatgaaaattttgaaccAGTTGTAAATGGTGTACTTACTCCTGGAATTCAAATTCGTAATcttaaaaaaacatataaaagtaTCTGTTTACGAAAATCA AAAGTCCAAGCTTTAAAGGGAATTTCAATGGATTTATATAAAGGACAAATAACTGCTTTACTGGGACACAATGGGGCAGGGAAAACTACACTCATGTCTATTCTGACAG gTGTAATAAGTGCAACCGAAGGGAAAGTTCTTATAAATGGTCAAAACATAGTAAAAAACTTGCAATCTATTAGAAATGATTTGGGTTTATGCCCTCAAGAAAATATGGTTTTTCCCGATTTGAGTGTATTTGAgcaattagaattttttggTCTA CTGAAAGGTGcaaataaaaagaggaaagaaatcaaacaaaatattaatgtcTTACTTGAGAAGTTAAAACTGCATGAAAAAAGAGATGTTCTCCCAAGCACGTTGTCTGGAGgacaaaaaaggaaattgtGTCTTGGGATGGCTCTTATTGGTGATGCTAGTACTATAATTTTAGATGAACCAACGTCGGGAATGGATCCTGAAACTAGAAGAGATATATgggatattatattaaaaataagaggGAAGAAAACGATTTTGATCAGTACACATAATATGGAAGAGGCTGACATACTTGGAGATCGAATTGCCATTGTACATGGAGGACGATTAAAATGTTATGGCACATCGATGTTTTTGAAGAAACAGTACGGCTACGGCCATATGGAAGTTACTTTGTCAACAAAATCATGGTGCAGTCCAGATAAAGttataaatcaatttgatCCAAGGACGCAACAAATAAGCGTTGACAGTGAAAAGATCGTTTTAAGCGTACCGAACACTGAAACTTTGCCGCAATCTTTGGATAAAGTTGAAGGCCAGAAAAGAAATCTGGGAGTTACAGGGATTAGCGTATCACTCATCACATTGGAAGAAGTAttcttaaaagtaattaaaaatgaggACAATGGAAAACATTTGAACGAATTGTTCTGTCCTCCATCGCAAAAGGTAGAAGGATGGAGTTTATGTATGCAATCAATTTTAGCACTATATCACAAGAAATTGACGTAcactaaaaaaaatttgagtaacacattattaatattgcttTTGCCACTTTTGTCTGTCGTGTTAATGGGTTTAAGTTATGATACACCTACTGAttcaacaaatatatttcCGTTAGAACTTAATATATATAGACATCCAAAAGTTCTGTATTCTTCCGAAAACGAAACTACTGGCACGATGTACGCagatttaatcaaatattttggtGGATTTGCCGAAGAGGCAGAAGAAAATACAAGCGTTACAGAAGCCCTATTGGGTAGGGCGGTCGAAAATATTGCAGagtatcgtaataattatattatctctgcagaatttaatatttctgatGATGTCCTGTTTGCTAATGGTTTTTATTCTGGAATTGCAATTCATAGCATGCCCTtaactataaatttattatcaaatgcGCTAATCAAAGCTGTGGCTGGCGATGAATATTCTATTCACGTTTCAAGTCAGAAATTACCAAATGCTTTATCTGCAACACCACTGTACATGATAGAAACCGATTCTCTAACAAGAGTATTGgtcttttgttctttcttctttccaacTGTTGCACTTTTCATCGTTCATCCTTTCCAGGAAATGGAAAGCAAAATAAAGCAACTCCAGAGAATGACGGGAATTAGCTCTTTTTCATACTGGCTTACTATGTTTACCTTCGATTTATTAGTTCTTACAGTATccatatttattatcataatagGATCTTATATCATGGATGTTATCTTGGATATACGATTATACTACaagatagaaatat tggTAATGATATTATTGCTATTGCTTTTTGgcataaattctttatttatatcgtatatcttcagttttataaataaatcgagaaaTACTATAGTAACTATTTTATCTATTGTACCAATTGGATTGG ttttattacattatcttCTTCAGGAAGTGCTTGGTACTTTTCCGTGgttgaaaattctttattctatccaaaaaggaatattttatctgaTGCCTCACATAAGCCTATTTAATGGTCAATTATCTTTCTTCATCATAGCTCTGCAAAATGCGAGATGCCGTCGATTACCAAATCGATTGCAAGAGGTAGTTTGCATGGGTATTCCGGATATTTGTTGTG GTTTGGACTGTGCGGATGGAGTATGCAAGAACCAGCTTTCTTACTTTTCtgattatgattttaaaatgAGTTTAAAAAACTGCATTATATACCTATCTATCACTCCGTTAATGTATTTTGCTATACTTATTATTTTAGAGGAACGATTACCTCATAAACTCTATGCTAAAATATTCAGTCAAAATTTAAGAGATCCATGCAATATACAAGATGATCAAGTGAAAAAGGAGAAGCATGCAGCGGCAATAGAAAtcagaaaattacaaaaccgTG GTGCATCGAAGAAAATGAACGAGGAACCAATTAAAACAGTTCCTactattgaaaataattgcataGAAAGCCCAAATAACAACGATAGCCTGTTCTTAGTTTATgaattaagtaaatattatgGAAAGTTGATGGCAGTACAGGAAATTAGTTTCCGTGTGAAGCAACGAGAATGCTTTGGATTGCTTGGCGTTAATGGCGCTGGGAAGAGCACCACATTTAGGATGTTGACCGGTGAAGAAATACCAAACAGTGGAACTATGTACTTAGGAAAATCAGAAATTCATACTGATAGAAAAAAC TATCTTGCTCAAATGGGATATTGTCCACAAACTGATGCATTGCTCAATTCCTTGAATTCATTCGATCATTTGCGACTTTTTGCATTGCTTCGCGGTATACCCAGAGCGAAAGTGGATTTAGAAGTTAACAAATGGATTAACAGACTTA ATTTAAATTCTTGTATGCATCAACCGAGCGGTACTTATAGCGGAGGGAATAAGCGACGATTGAACATTGCTATGGCACTTATTGGAAATCCAACTCTTGTTCTTTTGGATGAACCAACTACGGGAGTCGATCCAGCAGCTAGAAGATCGCTCTGGAATATACTCCAGACCTGCCAAACAATGGGACAAGCTATTATACTCACTTCTCACAG cATGGAAGAATGTGAAGCTTTGTGCAACAGACTAGTCATTATGGTGAAAGGTCAATTGGTTTGCATCGGTGCAAGTCAGGAATTGAAGCAACGATTCGGCGCTGGTTACGATATTCACGTTAAATTAAGTCCCAGCCGAACGGACGATGATGTCAGCagtataaaaagtattatagaGTCTTCTCTAACGTGTGAACTGAGGGATGAGAATTTG GGGCTTATCGCGTATCATGTGAGTGATATTAGAACGACATGGGAGAAGATGTATAATACAATGAACGATTTAAAAGCACAATATAGTTGTATCGATGATTACGCTGTTTTGTCAGCTACATTGGAACAACTTTTCATTCAGTTCGCTAGAGGAACTGAATCGACAAAAGCGCCTACTGTGGATTCCACTACTCAAACCACTAATGTATAA